GGCCTCGGCGCGGTACAGCGGGATCTCGCCCAGCAGGGGGACGCCCAGCACGTCTTCTGGGTCGGTGCGGTTGAGGACGCGTTGCGAGCGACCGGCGTACCAGTAGGCCCAGATCGCGGCGGCGATCCCGGACAGGAAACCCCAGATCGCAACACCAAGTCGCACCTGGGGGCGAGCCGGCAGCTCGGGCGGTCGGGCCTCCTCCAACTCGTCGACCCCGTCGCCGCGGAGCTGGGCCTGCGCCTCCACCGTTGACACCGTGGACTCGAGCTCGATCAGGCGGGCGGACAGGCTCTGGATCTGGCTCTGCAGCGCGAGGTTCGAGGGGTCGTCGTTCAGCTGCGACTGGACCTGCTCGAGGCTGGCCTCGAGGCTGCTGATCTGCTCGTTGACCTCGAACACGGCCGCGGCGGCGTCAGCTCGCTCCCGCTCGCGGTTCTGGGTCATGTAGGCGGTCGCGATCGCGTTGGCGATCTCAGCGGCCTCCTCGGCGGTGTCCGCCGTGGCGTTGACCCGCAGCAGGAGGTCCTCGATGTTCGAGTCGATGCTGGTGTGGTCGATCAGATCCTGGATCGACGGCGCGTTCTCGAGCGACTCGCGGGCGGCCTCGAGGACCGACCGGGAGGACGCACGTGCTGCCTGCTGCGGGACGAACTCCTGCGGGCTGATCCGGGGGCGGGAGTCGATTCCCATGCCCGGCAGCGTTCCCGGGTTGGTGAGGAAGAGCACCGCGGTGGCGTCGTAGCTCGGCGGCTGCGCCGACGTGACGAAGAAGCCGATCACGCCCATCACGAGGGGGAACAGGACCACCGGCAGTCGATATCGCCACAGCGATTCGAGCAGCGTCGGGCCGGCGCGAAGGGATTCGTTCACCGGCTGGAGGGTACCTGTGGGCGCGGTTCGAGCGGCGGCCCCGACGTCACGCCGGCACCGGGCTGAACACGATCTGGAGGTCGAGGTCGCGTGTGGCGTCCAGTCGCAGGTCGACGGCGCCGTCCTCGACCGAGGCCCCCTCGGGGAGCTCTGACGCCTCGAAGCCGTCGGGGATCGCCACGGTGACGTGCAGTTCGACAGGCCGGATGGTCGTCTGGTGGCGGTAGCGCAGCGTGTACACCCGGTCGGCCCCGCGCGAGGTCCAGGCGTCGGGGGTCTGGTAGGACCATGCCAACTGCCGGGATTGGCCAGCCGGGGTCAGCATCCAGGTCGAGCGCACGGGATGGCCGAGCTCGATCCCCTCCTCGGTCTCGAGGCCCTCGAACCCGTTGTCAGGCACCTCGAAGAAGTCACATCCCGGTGCGCAGTAGACGCTGATGAACGACAGCGCGTCGCCGACGTCCAGTGGCGGATCGCCGAACCCGATCATGTAGCCCGGCTCACCCTCCAGCACCGCTTGGTTGTCGAACCCGGTCAGCAGTGTGCTGACGGCCACGCCGTCGGGACCGAGCACGACGTCGTAGTCGACGGTCCGCTGCAGGAAGTAGTCGATCTTGTAGCTGGCGCCGGAGTTCAGGAAGATGCCGAGGAAGTCGCCGGTGTCGCCGTCAGACAGGCGTCCGGCCAGGCCGAGCTCGGTGATGATGGCCTGCTCCTCGGAGTCCGAGGCGTAGACCAGCAGGCTCTGGCGGGCCACCATCTCGGCGAGGGAGCTGATGACCACCGACGCCGAGGTGCCGCCGGGGTTGGCCAGGAAGCCCTGCAACGAGGCCTGGGCCACAGCCCCGATCAGCCGCTTGCGCTCGTCCGGGTCGGTCAGCTCGGAGTAGGCGCCGTGCGAGACGAACTCGACGACGTTGTCGGCGTCGATCTGCCCCAGGCCCTCGAGCTCGACGGGTCCGGAGATCCGGAGCAGTGACTCGAACGCGAACGGGTCGATGGCCAGCACCCCGTCGAGCGTGCTGTCCTGGCTCTCGCGGAAGTAGTTCTCGAGCAGCGTCGCGGCGGAGGGGAAGTCCGGGGTCATGTTTATGTTCGGCAGGAAACCGCTGCCGCCGTAGATGTCGTAGCGCTCCTCGAGGCTCTCGTCGGGCCACTCGAGCGTCCCGCGCGGCAGCGACGGCAACTCGTACAGATCGGTCGTCGGTGTGAAGGACAGCTGCCCGTCGTCGGCATCCATCAGCAGGTAGGCCCCGAAGAATCCGCCGGTGCCGCGGGCCTCGGTCGGATTGGACGCCACCACCAGGTAGCGACGGGGGCCCTCGGCCCCGAACAGCGCCGGGAGGACCTCAGCAACGCCGCTCGCCGTTCGCAGCTGTCCCTCGGCTGGTTCGAGCAGGGCCAGGAACTCGGCGCGGGCATCGCGCACCTGCGCGTCGATGCCGGAGCTCGGCACGTCGAGGACGATGGCCTGAGCGGCAGCCACGTCCTCTGCGGCCTCCTCGAGGACCGGAGCAAGATCGGCGAGCGCATCGACGGGGATGCGGCCGTCGGTCGGCGCCAGTGCCCCCAAGCCGCCGTCGCCCGCGTCCAACTGCGCGGTGACGGCTCCTCCCGCGTCGGAGACGAGCGTGGCGGCCAGAGCCAGATCACCGACCGCATCCAGGGTGCGGCGGTAGGTGGCGATCAACCGGACCGGGGCGACCGTGGGGCCCGACAGCGCGTCGGGGACCTCAGCCAGCCTCTGCGACGCGCTGGCGAAGCGGGCCTCGGCCGCGGGCAACTCCCCCGCGGTCAGCGCGTCGCGGGCGGCGATCAGATCCGAACGCGCGGCTGTGACGCCGTCACGAACGCCGGTGAGTTCATCGTAGGCCAGCCAGCCCCAGACGCCGAGCGCGGCGAGGATCAACGCACCCAGTGCGGCAACCCAACCCCATGGGCGCCGTCGGCGGGAACTCCGCTGGCCGCCGTAGACGCGCTGTGACGGCAGCGGGGCCACATCGCCGACGTCGTCCTCCAGATCGACGGTCTCGAGTCCAGCTGCATCGTCGATGTCGAACTGCTCGACGGGGCCAGCGTCGGTTGCATCCTCGTCGTCGTCGAAGATCTCGTGGAGCTCGTCCACGTCGAACGGCTCGCTGTTCATGCTCGACCCTCCATCACATCAGAGTCTGTTCGATGGTCGTGAGGAGCGCATCGACTCGGGTGGGCACCTCAGGCAGGGTGGTGCGGTCCAGCCAGCAGACCCGGGATTCAGCGTCGGCCACCGTCCGATCTTCGCCGTACGGCGCCCGGTCGTAGCGGTCCCGCAGCTCGTCATAGGCCGTCCCGTCCCCGCCGACGGCGACGTCGCGGAGTGCCACCGTTCGTTCCTGCACCACGGTCGCCCAGCGGATGCGGTTGGTCCGCAGGTCCGTGCAGCCATCCGGGGTGGCGGGCAGCCGGCGGGCCACCGCTGCGATGCCGTCGGACTGCACCACGAGCTCCTCCAGTCGGGTCTCGAAGTCGCTGCGCGAGCCGCGTGCGGCCCACGCCGTCACGACGTTCTCCAGGGAGGCGTCGAAGGCGATGTAGGGATCAAGCTCGTTCACGTCCCTCTGAACATCGGCAGCCACGTCACGTGCCTCCAGCATCAACTGGGTCATGGCGTCCTCGGCGGCAACGGGGACCGCGTCCGATTGCGCCTCCGCCAATGCGTCGTCGAGGTCCAGCACCGCGCGGTCGAGCCGGGCCTGGACCCCGACCAGCGCGGCCAGCGCGTCCTGCTGTGGCTGGCCGCGGTCCACCGTGTGGCGGAGGAAGTCGGCTCGCCGGGCGAGGTCGAGGGTCACCTCGGCCAACTCGACGATCGGCGGGCCCAGCAGCTGCTGCGTCGGCGTGCTCGCGCCGAGGTCAGGCGGTGCCACGCCGCCGCCGGCAGCGCTGTCGGTGACAGAGTCGTCCGAGCCAGAGTCGACGGTGACCACGACGCCCTCCCCCGGGGTGGTGGCGGTGCCGGTGTCACTCGTGGCGGTGTTGGTATCAGCGCCGCCGTCACCAGCCTGATCGTCGACGGTCGGCACACACCCGACGGCGAGGGCTGCCAGGACGACGAGCAGCAGGTATCCCCGTCCACGCGGTGGGAGGTCAGGCCGGTCGGGCGACGACCAGGAGCGCGCAGTCGTCATCCGGAGCACCACCGGCCCAAGTCTGCACGCTGAACCACAGCTCCGCGGCAAGTTCCTCGGCACTGATCCCGGGCGTGGCGGAGAGGCGCGCGGCGTTCGACAGGACCCGCTCTGCGCCGTACCGCTGGTTGTTCTCCGCTGTCGCATCGGTGACGCCGTCGGTGTAGAGCACCAGCATCTCGCCGGGTTCCAGGGAGAAGCTCGTGACCTCGTCGATCGGTCTGCCGATCAGCCCGAGTGGGGGTGTGGGTGCGGCCTCCACCGGGTGGCCCGCGCCGCCACCGACCACGATCGGAGGTGGGTGGCCGGACAGCACCAGCTCCACGTGCCACGTCGTGGGGTCCACGGCCACTAGCGCCAGCGTGACGAACCGTTCGCTGTCCAGCTGATCTTGGACGACACGGTCCAGGGTCTCGACCAGATCCGCCATCCCGAGCGTTCCACTCACCAGCGCTCGGAGCGACCACACGGCCATGCTCGACGCACCGGCAGCAACCAGTCCCTTGCCGGCCACGTCGCCCAGTGCAACCGCCGCGCGCCCGTCGGGCAACTCGAACCAATCGTAGAAGTCGCCACCGAAGGATCCGGTTGCACGGGTGTTGGCGTGCAACTCGACGGCGATGTCGAGGTCACCGGGCCGGCCACGCGGCATCAGCGACTCGGTGTAGCGGGACAGCAGCGAGCGGCGCTCCGCAGCCAGGCCGACCTTGCGCATGGCCGGCTCGATGGCTCCGATCAGGGAGCGGACGACCGACCGCGACAGGTCATCCAGCGGCTCGGCGTGGGCGATGCCCAGCACCCGGGTCGGCTCCGACGTCAGCACCGCGAGCGTCACCAGCGGGCCGTCCTTGTAGCCGCGTGACTCGGCTTCGAGCAGGGCTCGCACCGACGGCGTGACATCCGGGGACGCCAACCCCTCCAGCCGCCGTTCCGTGAGCTCGCTGCCGGGCAGGTCGCCGTCGTACTCCCCTGCCACCAGCCGTGGCTCGCCCGTGGCGGTGACCTCCCAGATACGAGCGCCGTCGACGCTCTCGAGTTCGGAGAGCCCACGTGTGATCGCGACGAGCAGCTGTTGGGGACTGACGGCAGCGCCCAGCTCACCCGCCAGATCGGTGATGGTCGTCAGGACGGCGTCGGACCGCTCCGCCGCGCGCGTGAGCTCGAGTCCGGCGAGTGAGCCGGCAACGACATCGCCCAGACCTTGGAGGAGGGCGATGTCGGGTTCCTCGGACTCGGGGAGCCCGCCGAGCGCGAGCACGCGCGTCGCCCCGCGGCGCGCATTCATGCGCAGGACCACCCCGCTGTGCCAACCGGACGTCTGGCTCATCGGAGCGGGCCCCTCCTCCGGCGTGGTCCAGCGCAGCGTCGCCCGGCCCAGCAGGACGGTCCAGAGCGGTGACCGCAGATCGCCGATGCCGATCTGGCTCGGAAGGGTCGACGTCGCCGTGACGGCTCCGTGGACCGAACAGACCTCCTGCACCGGGCGAAGCGTCTCCCCCACGCCACGCTCGAGAACGGCTGCGCTGGTCGCGCCGGAGCTCCTGAGAGCGGTGGTGAGCAACTGTCCGAGCATCACGTCGGGGTCGCTCTCCTGCTGGATCGCGGTCACGAGGTCCAGCAGTCGAGTGAGGTCTGCGGCAGCCCCCCGGGGGCTGGTCCTGGCGTGGTCAGACAGCAACGGATCGATCAGGGGGAGTTGGTTTTCAGGCGTCGGTGGCGGGGGTTGGCCCCGAGCCGCTCGGTGGCGCTCCGGCCACCAGCCAGTTGGCCGGGCTCTGCCGGAGTGCCTCGTCGCGAAGCTCGGAGGGAAGCGTGTCGAGTATGCCCTCCAAGAACTGCCGCGCACGAGCCAGGTGCGTCTCGGCCCGGTCGGGATCCACCTCGGCGAGGATCAGCTCGGCCGGCCACATCAGCGGGGCGGCACCACATCGAGCAGCCAACTGGAGCCCGCGCTCCGCGATCCGGAGCGCCTCGTCCTGCTCACCCGCACCAGCCCGGGCGGCCGCCAGGAAGATCATGGACTTGGCTTGGTGGCGGACCGCCCCCTGGCCGGAGGCCACCTTGGCGCCACCGGCGAAGACCCTGGCCGCGCGGTTGAACTGGCCCCGAACCATGTGGACCTCACCTCGGACCCAGGTCAGCCGGACGCCCTGACGCCATGAGCCGGCAGCCGTGACCGCGGCGGCAGCAACCTGAAGGCGCCGGGACATGACCGTGGCGTCAAGCCCGAGGCCGACGGCGTCGGCGACCTGGCCGATCCGGATGGCAGCGCGGATCGAGGGGACACGGACCGTGGCCGACTGCAGCAGGTCGAGGGCGTCGGCGTCGGTCTCCTCGGCGAGGTGGTGCAGGCTGATCTGGCGGTACAGCATCGCCCGGGTCATCTGGGAGCAGGCCTGGATGTCAGGTGACCCGGCAGCGGCCTGGTCACAGGCCTCCAGAGCATCGCCATATCGTCCGAGGGCCGTCAGCAGCCAGGCCCGCTTCCACTGGGTGACAGGCCCGTCCCGCTGGTCCAGGTCGCGCAGGGAGGTCTCCAGCCGGCCGCTCAGGGCATCCCTCCCCAGAGAGGGCGCTCTTGCCGTACCGGCCGGACGCGTCATCGGTGCAGACCCTAGTGGTCTGTTCGAGAATTGGCCGGCGATTGCCCGTGGTCCTGCGCCGCACGGCGGGTCCTGCAAGCGAGCGCAACCCAAGGACTCCTCGCTCATTCCATGACGCAGGGAACGCAGGCATGAGCGATGAGTGCGTCGCGCTGTCCAGCGGTGACGCGGGGGCGCGGGAACAACAGCTGATCGAGAGACAGACCACGAGTGCTCCGGCCCTCACCTGACGGCCGTTTCGGAGGTCCCGAGTCGCAGCACCAACCTGAGCCGTGCGACACTCCCCGCGAAGATCGCCCGGACCGACCAGACAGCGAGCTGTGACGTGAATGACCAAGAGACGCTGAGTACCTCCACCCGGTGGTTGCCCGAGGAGGAGTTGTCGTTCGTCCGAGAGCGCGTGCCGACTGTCTACGTCGAGGCGATTCCGGTCCGCACCGACCACCTCGGCGTGGTGGAGAAGGTCGGGCTGCTGTTGACGGCGCGGCCGGACGGCACCCTGACCCGGTCGATCGTGAGCGGGCGGGTGCTGTACGGGGAGACGGTCCGAGAGGCGTTGTGGCGGCACCTGACGAAGGACCTGGGTCCGGATGCGGAGCCGTTGGTGCCGGCGACCGTCGCACCGTTCACGGTCGCGGAGTACTTCCCGACCCCGGACCGGACGGGGTTCACCGACGAACGGCAGCACGCGGTCAGCCTGGTGTTCATCGTGCCCGTGACCGGCGAGTGCGTGCCGTCGCAGGAGGCGCTGCAGTTCAGCTGGATGAGTGTCGCGGAGGCCACGTCCCCGCTGGTGGCGACGGAGATGTCGGGAGGTCAGGACCGGCTGATCACGATGGCGATGGCGCACGTGGGCTGCCTGCCTTAGCTGCCTCAACTCCCAGAGCGGGGGGAGGGTCGGTGCCTGCCTGGCCCGGTGGGTGGACTTACCCCGCCGAGCATGGCCAAGGTCCACCCGCCCGACGTGCGGCGCCGTGGGCGCCGAGGGCCGGGAACCGATTCTGACCGGTCCTGGCGCGCCCCGGTCGTGGGGTGGGTGGACTTCTCGCGCCTGACCGACATGAAGTCCACCCACTGGCCTGGTGACCGCCGTCAGCGAGCAGGGCACCCGTCGCGGTTGACCGGCCCACCCGTCGCGGTCGACCAGCTCACGCGTCGCGGTCGATACGACGGGGTCAGGCTGCCCTGTCAATCCGCAGACGACGAGCAAGGTCCCGCCTGAACGACGCTCGAAACCAGTCAGCACCATCTGCCGCATCCAGTCGTCCAGTGGCGTAGCGGTGGACAACCCAGTCCAAGCCCTGGCGGAGCTGGCGGTCCCGCGTGCGGTCCCAGGCCGCCGCGGTTGCCGACTGGTGATGGGGACCGTCGATCTCGGCCCCGAACCGCAACTCGGGAACGGCCAGATCGATCTCGGCGACGATCCGTCCGCCAGACCGCACGGGGTAGGGACGGGGGTGGAGGGTCACGCCGAACTCCCGGCACACGTCGGCGGCGATCGCCCGTGCTCGTGCCTCGGTCCGCGAGTGCGAGAAGCCCGGACGAAGCCGATTCGCGGCCGCGCGTACAGCCGGCGGGGGGCGGAGCGAGAATCCAAGAGCCGTCGGGTCCTCGGCCATCAGGATCAACTCATCCACCGACATGGTCCGAGTCCTGTCGAAGTACACGGCCAGGTCCACGATGCCCGAGACCGCACGGGGATCCCGGCGACCCAGGTGTGCACAATCCCAGATGACCCGAACCGGCGTGGCCAGCGGCAACCCGTTGCGCCACGTCCACATGCCCTCGATTCCCCGACGGCTTCGAATCAGACGGATCCGGTCGCGACTCGTCGTGGTCCGGTGCGCCCCGAGGAGTTGCGGCACCGCGACCTTGCGTCCGCGGAAGCCGTACTCCCACGCAGCCGACCAGCCGGTGACGGCCACGGAGGCGCCGACGCTCTCCCGTGCGGTTCGGAGGGGATCGCCCGCCAGGGCCCTCCCTCGTCCGGCAACCGAGATGTCAGCCACCGCCAGCAGGCCGGCCCAGAGCGACGTGCGTGCCGAGCTCGGTACGCCGGGAAGCAGGTAGACGGAGCGATGTGGCCGTCGCCACCCCTCTCGCCGAGCCCGCTCGTCCAGTCGACGCGGCTCCAACCCGACGAGCGAGGCCTGCCAGATGGCGATGCAGCCAGCCTGGTGCTCAGCAAGCCTGCCGAGTTCCCGGTACCGGCTGAGGTCACTGATGCCGTCGCGTGGGTCCATCCCTCAACCATGACCGACCGCTGACGTCTCAGGAGTGCTAACTCGTCTCGCCTGTGGATAAGCGCCTCGGACGTCACCGGCCGCACCGGGGGCACGATCCGGTGGGTGGACTTCACACCGTCCTGGCTGGCAAAGGCCACCCACCACGGCCCCCAGCGCAGCGGGGGCACCCTGTGGGTGGACCTTGCAGCCCTCAGGCAGGTCAAGTCCACCCACCATGGCAAGGCCGTCCCCCAGACCACGCGGGCCTGCCGAGTGCGTTCGGGACCAGCAACGACGAAGGCGGTCCCCGGAGGGACCGCCTTCGCGCGACTGTTCGGGCTGGACTAGAAGTCCATGCCGCCCATGCCGTGGTGGTCTGCGCCACCGGCCGGAGCCGCAGCAGGGGGCTCGGGCTTGTCGGCAATCAGCGACTCGGTCGTCAGCAGGATGCCAGCGATCGAGGCTGCGTTCTGCAGCGCGGAGCGGGTCACCTTGGCCGGGTCGACGATCCCGAAGGAGATCAGGTCGCCGTACTCACCGGTCAGCGCGTTCAGGCCCTGACCAGCCTCCATGTTGCGGACCTTCTCGACCACGACGGAGCCCTCGAGGCCCGCGTTCGCGGCGATCCAGTACAGCGGCGAGGAGAGCGCGGAGCGGACGATGTTGGCACCGGTGGCGTAGTCGCCCTCGAGGTCCAACTTGTCCAGCGAGGAGGCCGCCTGGATGAGGGCAGTACCCCCACCTCCGACGATGCCTTCCTCGACCGCGGCACGCGTCGCGGACAGGGCGTCCTCGATGCGGTGCTTCTTCTCCTTCAGCTCGACCTCGGTGGCCGCGCCGACCTTGACGACGGCGACGCCGCCCGACAGCTTCGCGAGGCGCTCGGAAAGCTTCTCGCGGTCCCAGTCGGAGTCGGTGTTGTCGATCTCGCCCTTGATCTGCTTGATGCGACCGTCGATGTCCTCCTGCGAGCCAGCACCCTCCACGATGGTGGTGTTGTCCTTGGTGATCGTGACCTTGCGGGCACGACCCAGGAGGTCCAGCGTGACGCCGTCCAGCTTCAGGCCGACCTCTTCGGAGATGACCTGGCCACCGGTCAGGATCGCGATGTCCTGCAGCATGGCCTTGCGACGGTCACCGAACCCAGGGGCCTTCACCGCGGCGGACTGGAAGGTTCCGCGGATCTTGTTGACGACCAGAGTGGCCAGTGCCTCGCCCTCGAGGTCCTCGGCGATGATCACGAGCGGCTTGCCGCCCTGCATGACCTTCTCGAGGATCGGGAGCAGGTCCTGGACCGAACCGATCTTCTGGTTCGCGATCAGGATGTAGGGGTCCTCGAACACCGCTTCCATGCGGTCGGTGTCGGTGACCATGTACGGCGAGATGTAGCCCTTGTCGAACTGCATCCCCTCGACGAAGTCAAGCTCCAGGCCAAAGGTCTGGGACTCCTCGACGGTGATGACGCCATCCTTGCCGACCTTGTCCATCGCCTCGGCGATGACCTCGCCGATGCCGGGGTCGTTGTTGGCGGAGATGGCCGCGACGTTGGTGATCTCCTCCTGCGTCTCGATGTCACGGGACATCGTCCCGATGGTCTCGACGACACGCTCGACAGCAGAGGCCATACCCCGCTGCAGCATGGTCGGGTTGGCGCCTGCGGCAACGTTGCGCAGACCCTCCTTCACCATCGCCTGGGCCAGGACCGTCGCGGTCGTGGTGCCGTCACCAGCGACGTCGTTGGTCTTGGTGGCGACCTCCTTGACGAGCTGGGCACCCATGTTCTCGTAGGCGTCCTCGAGCTCGACCTCGCGAGCAACGGTCACGCCGTCCTTGGTGATCGTGGGGGCGCCCCACTTCTTCTCCAAGACGACGTTGCGGCCCTTCGGTCCGAGCGTCACCTTGACCGCATCGGCCAGCGTGTTGACACCCGCCTCGAGCTTGCGCCGTGCGTCTTCGTGGAACTTCAGCTGCTTAGCCATGTGGTGTTCCTACCTCTCCTACTTGTTGACCTTGGCGAGGATGTCGCGGGCGTTGAGGATGATGTACTCCTCACCCGCCAGCTTGATCTCCGTGCCGCCGTACTTCGAGTAGATGATCACGTCGCCCTCGGCGACATCCATCGGGACCCGTTCGTTGTCATCGCCGAAACGGCCGGGGCCGACCGCGATGACGGTGCCCTCTTGGGGCTTCTCCTTCGCGGTGTCCGGAATGACCAGCCCGCTGGCCGTGGTCTGCTCGGCCTCATTGGCCTGAACAACAACGCGGTCCTCGAGCGGTTGGAGTGCAACCTTTGTAGCGGTCGCCATCGTGCGCCTCCTTGTGTCTTCGACCGCAGCAGACGCATCCGTGTGCGCCGCCTTGGTCCCGACATCTGCTGTGGTGTGTGGTGTGGTGCGTTGGCACTCTGTACCCCCGAGTGCCAATGCGGTGACGTTAGCACTCTAGCCAAGGCAGTGCAAAGCCTAAACATCAAGATCTTAGCCTGTTGGGCTCAGATTCACCCCAAGCACACATTCTGTTTGGAAATCTCCACAGAAAGTGTTTCTCTCGAAGTAACTCTGTGTTATTGTGGAGACACTTCACCAGTCGAATGTCACAGCGCGTGAGGGCAACTCCCCCGAAGCGCGGCACAAGGAGAAAACGCGTGGCCACTGAGTACCAGAGGCGTTTGGGCGCTCGTCTACGGGCGATCAGGCAGCAGCAGGGTCTGACGCTGCAACAGGTCGAGGAGGTGTCCGGCGGTCGCTGGAAGGCCGTTGTCGTCGGCAGCT
This region of Euzebya tangerina genomic DNA includes:
- a CDS encoding tyrosine-protein kinase domain-containing protein translates to MNESLRAGPTLLESLWRYRLPVVLFPLVMGVIGFFVTSAQPPSYDATAVLFLTNPGTLPGMGIDSRPRISPQEFVPQQAARASSRSVLEAARESLENAPSIQDLIDHTSIDSNIEDLLLRVNATADTAEEAAEIANAIATAYMTQNRERERADAAAAVFEVNEQISSLEASLEQVQSQLNDDPSNLALQSQIQSLSARLIELESTVSTVEAQAQLRGDGVDELEEARPPELPARPQVRLGVAIWGFLSGIAAAIWAYWYAGRSQRVLNRTDPEDVLGVPLLGEIPLYRAEADDELTGLLQLDPAAAEAYEFVLSSIEFALGDTVGGKSLMVTSTLPGDGKTTTSLQLAIAASRDRRRVMMVDADIRARGLTTVLRAQDRPGLSDIAADGVKVADVVRRYRFSESSQIPVVTAGQRRGDPAALLRTNVFRKTMNEIRASAELVIIDSSPLLAVADAVIVSGSADGMVLVVSHGTPVSELQKVRERLKFVSTPLLGYVFNRSDATTAAAYGYGYGIAEDTDGQRRLLPKTRRAKERSRPEPEPRRHLVARPSERYEPDVEDVSNNGGSEAAERAQVTDHEEL
- a CDS encoding DUF4012 domain-containing protein; this encodes MNSEPFDVDELHEIFDDDEDATDAGPVEQFDIDDAAGLETVDLEDDVGDVAPLPSQRVYGGQRSSRRRRPWGWVAALGALILAALGVWGWLAYDELTGVRDGVTAARSDLIAARDALTAGELPAAEARFASASQRLAEVPDALSGPTVAPVRLIATYRRTLDAVGDLALAATLVSDAGGAVTAQLDAGDGGLGALAPTDGRIPVDALADLAPVLEEAAEDVAAAQAIVLDVPSSGIDAQVRDARAEFLALLEPAEGQLRTASGVAEVLPALFGAEGPRRYLVVASNPTEARGTGGFFGAYLLMDADDGQLSFTPTTDLYELPSLPRGTLEWPDESLEERYDIYGGSGFLPNINMTPDFPSAATLLENYFRESQDSTLDGVLAIDPFAFESLLRISGPVELEGLGQIDADNVVEFVSHGAYSELTDPDERKRLIGAVAQASLQGFLANPGGTSASVVISSLAEMVARQSLLVYASDSEEQAIITELGLAGRLSDGDTGDFLGIFLNSGASYKIDYFLQRTVDYDVVLGPDGVAVSTLLTGFDNQAVLEGEPGYMIGFGDPPLDVGDALSFISVYCAPGCDFFEVPDNGFEGLETEEGIELGHPVRSTWMLTPAGQSRQLAWSYQTPDAWTSRGADRVYTLRYRHQTTIRPVELHVTVAIPDGFEASELPEGASVEDGAVDLRLDATRDLDLQIVFSPVPA
- a CDS encoding PP2C family protein-serine/threonine phosphatase, with translation MTAIQQESDPDVMLGQLLTTALRSSGATSAAVLERGVGETLRPVQEVCSVHGAVTATSTLPSQIGIGDLRSPLWTVLLGRATLRWTTPEEGPAPMSQTSGWHSGVVLRMNARRGATRVLALGGLPESEEPDIALLQGLGDVVAGSLAGLELTRAAERSDAVLTTITDLAGELGAAVSPQQLLVAITRGLSELESVDGARIWEVTATGEPRLVAGEYDGDLPGSELTERRLEGLASPDVTPSVRALLEAESRGYKDGPLVTLAVLTSEPTRVLGIAHAEPLDDLSRSVVRSLIGAIEPAMRKVGLAAERRSLLSRYTESLMPRGRPGDLDIAVELHANTRATGSFGGDFYDWFELPDGRAAVALGDVAGKGLVAAGASSMAVWSLRALVSGTLGMADLVETLDRVVQDQLDSERFVTLALVAVDPTTWHVELVLSGHPPPIVVGGGAGHPVEAAPTPPLGLIGRPIDEVTSFSLEPGEMLVLYTDGVTDATAENNQRYGAERVLSNAARLSATPGISAEELAAELWFSVQTWAGGAPDDDCALLVVARPA
- a CDS encoding DUF4916 domain-containing protein, giving the protein MNDQETLSTSTRWLPEEELSFVRERVPTVYVEAIPVRTDHLGVVEKVGLLLTARPDGTLTRSIVSGRVLYGETVREALWRHLTKDLGPDAEPLVPATVAPFTVAEYFPTPDRTGFTDERQHAVSLVFIVPVTGECVPSQEALQFSWMSVAEATSPLVATEMSGGQDRLITMAMAHVGCLP
- the groL gene encoding chaperonin GroEL (60 kDa chaperone family; promotes refolding of misfolded polypeptides especially under stressful conditions; forms two stacked rings of heptamers to form a barrel-shaped 14mer; ends can be capped by GroES; misfolded proteins enter the barrel where they are refolded when GroES binds), which encodes MAKQLKFHEDARRKLEAGVNTLADAVKVTLGPKGRNVVLEKKWGAPTITKDGVTVAREVELEDAYENMGAQLVKEVATKTNDVAGDGTTTATVLAQAMVKEGLRNVAAGANPTMLQRGMASAVERVVETIGTMSRDIETQEEITNVAAISANNDPGIGEVIAEAMDKVGKDGVITVEESQTFGLELDFVEGMQFDKGYISPYMVTDTDRMEAVFEDPYILIANQKIGSVQDLLPILEKVMQGGKPLVIIAEDLEGEALATLVVNKIRGTFQSAAVKAPGFGDRRKAMLQDIAILTGGQVISEEVGLKLDGVTLDLLGRARKVTITKDNTTIVEGAGSQEDIDGRIKQIKGEIDNTDSDWDREKLSERLAKLSGGVAVVKVGAATEVELKEKKHRIEDALSATRAAVEEGIVGGGGTALIQAASSLDKLDLEGDYATGANIVRSALSSPLYWIAANAGLEGSVVVEKVRNMEAGQGLNALTGEYGDLISFGIVDPAKVTRSALQNAASIAGILLTTESLIADKPEPPAAAPAGGADHHGMGGMDF
- the groES gene encoding co-chaperone GroES, yielding MATATKVALQPLEDRVVVQANEAEQTTASGLVIPDTAKEKPQEGTVIAVGPGRFGDDNERVPMDVAEGDVIIYSKYGGTEIKLAGEEYIILNARDILAKVNK